A window of the Mucilaginibacter sp. cycad4 genome harbors these coding sequences:
- a CDS encoding transglycosylase domain-containing protein produces MFRRIRNRFLRYFVIFIYFVIIFFCSIELNFLWLFGYSPDMQDIKSPVLSVGSEVYTADGKLIGQYYKENRSPIEFKEISPNLVNALVATEDARFYSHGGVDFYSFFTSVLSTAKGDRRGGSTITQQLAKNLFETRKKKSQGVIKHIPVLRTIVYKCKEWLTAFKIEHVYSKQQILTLYFNTVPFGNNSYGIKTASLKYFNKQPGTLNPAESALLIGMLKATSSYNPIKNPQRATERRNIVLGQMEKYKYLTADQYKSNVALPLGLDLSYVEDDSHGDSYLRRAVEKWLDKWCKENDYNLYEDGLKIYTTIDSKMQQYAEEAVTEKMKMLQKRFYNLWGNKNPWRDSKGVEIKDFILKNEQRLPIYKLLEKKYGGDTLKIQDYFKTKKRMTVFTWHGEQDTTFSTIDSIKYYAKILNTGMMTLEPSTGKIKVWIGGIDHRFFNYDHVNQSRRQAGSTFKPFAYLTALDNGFTPCDKFTDKPVSIKYKDNGENKVWEPNNADFHFSYREMSLRWAMGKSVNSITAQLTEKVGWDKIVEYAHRCGIESPLKSVPSVSLGSNDVSVYEMVRAYSTFLNKGEKLDPLLVTKITDQQGNVIQEFKLKTEKVLSEETAWLMLYMFRGGMEEPGGTSQALWEYNGLWKKDNQIGGKTGTSSDYVDGWYMGITKDLVTGVWVGADDRSVHFTTSETGEGSHTALPIFGSFMERVYADKSLGYTYGPFPKPWTKITKTYNCPSPHIEEDTTSTDSLSNPIDTTGVTPVQENNPENPESAPPNQR; encoded by the coding sequence ATGTTCAGACGTATACGCAACCGGTTTCTGAGATATTTTGTCATATTCATTTACTTCGTAATTATTTTCTTTTGTTCTATTGAACTTAACTTCCTTTGGCTCTTCGGATACTCACCTGACATGCAGGATATTAAAAGCCCCGTACTTTCGGTAGGATCGGAGGTTTACACTGCCGATGGCAAACTGATAGGCCAGTATTACAAGGAAAACCGCTCACCAATTGAATTTAAAGAGATCTCCCCCAACCTCGTAAACGCCCTCGTGGCAACTGAGGATGCACGGTTTTACAGTCATGGTGGTGTAGATTTTTATTCCTTTTTTACCAGCGTGCTCTCAACGGCCAAAGGCGACCGGCGCGGTGGCAGTACCATCACCCAGCAGTTAGCCAAAAACCTTTTTGAAACACGTAAAAAGAAATCGCAGGGCGTCATTAAGCATATCCCGGTGCTGCGCACTATTGTTTATAAATGCAAGGAATGGCTTACCGCTTTTAAAATTGAGCATGTTTACAGTAAGCAGCAAATATTGACCTTGTACTTCAATACTGTGCCTTTCGGCAATAATTCATACGGTATTAAAACAGCATCGTTAAAATATTTTAATAAACAGCCCGGCACCTTAAATCCTGCCGAATCAGCCTTACTTATCGGCATGCTGAAAGCTACATCGAGCTACAACCCCATTAAAAATCCGCAGCGTGCTACCGAAAGGCGCAATATTGTGTTGGGACAGATGGAGAAATATAAGTACCTCACTGCCGACCAGTATAAAAGTAACGTCGCGTTGCCACTCGGGCTCGACCTGAGTTATGTTGAAGACGACTCCCACGGCGATTCGTACCTGCGCCGCGCTGTTGAGAAATGGCTGGATAAATGGTGTAAGGAAAATGATTATAACCTTTATGAGGATGGCCTGAAGATTTATACCACCATCGATTCAAAGATGCAGCAATATGCCGAAGAAGCTGTTACCGAAAAAATGAAGATGCTGCAAAAACGCTTCTATAACCTTTGGGGAAACAAAAATCCGTGGCGGGATTCAAAAGGCGTTGAGATCAAAGATTTCATACTCAAAAACGAACAAAGGCTCCCTATTTACAAGCTACTTGAAAAAAAATACGGCGGTGATACGCTAAAGATCCAGGATTACTTTAAAACGAAAAAGCGGATGACTGTGTTTACCTGGCATGGGGAGCAGGACACTACTTTCTCTACTATAGATTCTATAAAATATTACGCTAAAATCCTGAACACCGGCATGATGACACTGGAGCCATCAACCGGTAAAATAAAAGTTTGGATTGGTGGTATTGATCACCGTTTCTTTAATTACGATCACGTAAACCAAAGCCGCAGACAGGCAGGCTCCACCTTCAAGCCATTTGCTTATTTAACCGCGCTTGATAATGGCTTTACCCCTTGCGATAAGTTTACTGACAAACCGGTATCCATCAAGTACAAAGACAACGGCGAGAACAAAGTTTGGGAACCCAATAATGCCGACTTCCATTTCTCCTATCGTGAAATGTCACTGCGCTGGGCTATGGGTAAATCTGTAAATTCCATCACAGCACAGCTAACCGAAAAAGTGGGCTGGGATAAAATTGTGGAATACGCTCACCGCTGCGGCATCGAAAGCCCTTTAAAGTCCGTTCCGTCGGTATCGTTAGGTTCAAATGATGTTTCGGTTTATGAAATGGTTAGGGCTTATAGCACATTTCTTAACAAAGGCGAAAAATTGGATCCCTTGCTGGTTACCAAAATCACCGACCAGCAGGGAAATGTAATACAGGAGTTTAAGCTCAAAACCGAAAAGGTTTTAAGCGAAGAAACCGCCTGGCTGATGCTTTACATGTTCCGCGGGGGGATGGAAGAACCTGGTGGTACCTCGCAGGCACTTTGGGAATACAACGGCCTTTGGAAAAAAGATAACCAGATAGGCGGCAAAACCGGCACATCATCCGACTATGTAGACGGCTGGTATATGGGTATCACCAAAGACCTGGTAACTGGTGTTTGGGTTGGGGCCGACGACCGCTCTGTGCACTTCACTACTTCTGAAACCGGCGAAGGCTCGCACACCGCCTTACCTATTTTCGGCAGCTTTATGGAAAGGGTTTATGCTGATAAATCGTTGGGTTACACTTACGGCCCATTCCCAAAACCATGGACCAAAATCACCAAAACTTACAACTGTCCATCGCCGCATATTGAAGAAGATACAACATCAACAGATAGCTTAAGCAACCCTATTGATACAACGGGCGTAACACCTGTACAGGAAAACAATCCGGAAAACCCGGAAAGTGCACCGCCTAACCAGCGATAA
- a CDS encoding polyphosphate kinase 2 family protein, with amino-acid sequence MKSLTEQFKVPGNSKFSLSDHDPAFSDGYEKEDAGVVLNELIAETSKLEAQLYASNSYSLLIIFQAMDAAGKDSAIAHTMSGINPQGCQVYSFKQPSSEDYDHDFLWRHYKALPERGRIGIHNRSHYENVLVVKVHPELVLKENNPAIKQVKDIDKQFWEQRYESIRCFERHICNSGTVVIKFFLNVSKQEQKKRFLKRIDNPKKNWKFQASDIAEREHWDEYMKAYEKAINETATDDCPWYVIPADKKWFTRIAISTIIRDTLKELKLEFPVLPKDEMEKLQEAKQLLEKQ; translated from the coding sequence ATGAAAAGTTTGACAGAACAATTTAAAGTACCAGGTAATAGCAAATTTTCGCTGAGTGATCATGATCCGGCATTTAGTGATGGTTATGAAAAAGAAGATGCCGGGGTTGTTTTGAACGAACTGATAGCTGAAACTTCTAAATTGGAAGCACAACTTTATGCCTCAAATAGTTATTCATTGCTTATTATTTTTCAGGCAATGGATGCTGCCGGGAAAGACAGCGCTATAGCGCACACCATGTCGGGTATAAACCCGCAGGGCTGCCAGGTGTATAGCTTTAAACAGCCCAGTTCAGAAGATTATGATCACGACTTTTTATGGCGACATTACAAAGCCCTGCCCGAAAGAGGGCGTATTGGTATCCATAACAGGTCGCACTATGAAAATGTGCTTGTCGTTAAAGTCCATCCCGAACTTGTTTTAAAGGAAAATAACCCCGCGATAAAACAAGTAAAAGATATTGACAAGCAGTTTTGGGAACAACGATATGAGAGCATCCGTTGTTTTGAACGGCATATTTGTAACAGCGGCACTGTTGTGATCAAATTTTTCCTTAACGTATCAAAACAGGAGCAAAAGAAGCGGTTTTTAAAGCGAATAGATAACCCCAAAAAAAATTGGAAGTTCCAGGCCAGCGACATTGCGGAGCGGGAGCATTGGGATGAATATATGAAAGCTTATGAAAAAGCCATTAACGAAACCGCTACAGATGATTGCCCCTGGTATGTTATCCCGGCTGATAAGAAATGGTTTACGCGCATCGCGATATCAACAATAATCAGGGATACCCTGAAAGAGTTGAAGCTGGAATTCCCTGTTTTGCCTAAAGACGAAATGGAAAAACTACAGGAAGCTAAACAGTTATTAGAAAAGCAGTAA
- a CDS encoding GH92 family glycosyl hydrolase: MSIVKYVFRSSLSIALLAGLPFISSAQKKKEKDKDYAQLVDPFIGTGGHGHTYPGAVMPFGMVQLSPDTRLEGWDGCSGYHYTDSLVYGFSHTHLSGTGVPDYCDVLFMPTTGDPKFNNTEYRSHFNKKNESATPGYYKTLLDKYNIGVELTTTTRAGVHRYTYPSTDKANIIIDLQHRDEVLDSWIEVVNDHEVRGFRMSKSWADKQQVYFYAKFSKPFKTYGIALNNEVQNGQSKVQGKNVKLFLQFDNPGEVISKVGISSVSTEGALKNLDAEVPDFDFKKIQKEAKIAWNHELNKIQVEGGAPSPSSQTQAVGGTSPYSYAPPAKKVVQPDYAKIKQTIFYTALYHSMVAPNIYSDVDGQYRGMDQQVHTAQGFDYYTVFSLWDTFRAENPLLTLIDRKRTLDFIKSFIAMYDQGGLLPIWPLASTETYCMIGNHAIPVIVDAYAKGIRDFDAEKAFTAMKAAVNRNQFGLDNYRKNGAVLSDEEDESVSKTLEYAYDDWCIAQMAKMLNKTDDYNQYIQRAQYWKNVFNNQNTFMQARANGGWLEPLDPTEINGNYTEGNSWQYSFLVPHDVETLIDKIGGKQAFENKLDELFSTQSKLSGSDIPDVAGLIGQYAHGNEPSHHMAYLYNFTESPDKTQFYVSRILREEYSNKPDGLAGNEDCGQMSAWYVMSSLGIYNIAPGQQDFQIGIPQFDKAVINLENGKKFSIINPGAGITRSNIYLQGMNLDKKVYSKLFINYDDITKGGDFEVFTGRLANKIFTQDLEKPVSKITDNLIVPNPYIIAPSRSFKQPFSIQIKDQDADAKIYYTLDGSAPTTASALYTQSINISDNITVKAIAIKDGKSSFIDEASFIKLRNDIKLTILNKYLPNYPAKGDESLIDRQHGTTNWRLGNWQGYQGKDFMCIVDMGTVKPIKQISINTLQDSRAWIVFPKYVQFWTSNDGKTYKLAATVNTKIDIKDTNVQTQEFTAPLNTNTRYIKLIAKQYGPLPDWHENKGSQSYIFADEITVE, from the coding sequence ATGTCAATCGTAAAATACGTATTCCGCTCATCTTTATCTATCGCTTTATTAGCTGGTCTGCCATTCATTTCATCGGCACAAAAGAAAAAAGAAAAGGATAAGGACTATGCCCAACTGGTTGATCCCTTTATCGGTACCGGCGGGCACGGGCACACTTATCCCGGCGCGGTGATGCCTTTTGGCATGGTGCAGCTTAGTCCGGATACAAGGCTTGAAGGCTGGGACGGCTGCTCAGGTTATCATTATACCGATAGTTTGGTTTATGGCTTTTCGCATACACATTTAAGCGGCACAGGTGTACCCGATTATTGCGATGTATTGTTTATGCCTACCACCGGCGATCCTAAATTTAACAACACCGAATACCGCTCGCACTTCAATAAAAAGAATGAGAGTGCAACACCAGGCTATTATAAAACACTGCTCGATAAATATAATATTGGCGTTGAGCTAACTACAACTACACGTGCCGGCGTTCATCGCTACACCTACCCATCAACCGATAAGGCAAACATTATTATCGATCTGCAGCACCGCGATGAGGTTTTGGATTCATGGATAGAAGTAGTAAACGATCATGAAGTGCGTGGTTTCCGTATGTCAAAATCGTGGGCAGATAAACAACAGGTTTATTTTTATGCTAAGTTTTCAAAGCCTTTTAAAACTTACGGTATTGCTTTAAATAACGAGGTACAAAATGGCCAGAGCAAAGTTCAAGGCAAAAACGTAAAGCTGTTTTTGCAGTTTGATAATCCCGGCGAAGTAATCAGCAAGGTGGGTATCTCCTCTGTAAGCACCGAAGGTGCTTTAAAAAACCTGGATGCAGAAGTACCTGATTTCGACTTCAAAAAAATTCAGAAAGAAGCCAAAATAGCCTGGAACCATGAACTTAACAAGATCCAGGTTGAAGGTGGTGCTCCTTCCCCATCCTCGCAAACTCAAGCTGTAGGCGGTACAAGCCCATACAGTTATGCACCTCCCGCTAAAAAAGTAGTACAACCCGATTATGCTAAAATAAAACAAACCATATTTTATACCGCTTTATACCATAGCATGGTGGCCCCTAATATTTACAGTGATGTGGATGGGCAATACCGTGGCATGGATCAGCAGGTTCATACTGCCCAGGGCTTTGATTACTACACGGTTTTCTCCTTATGGGATACCTTCAGGGCCGAGAACCCGCTGCTAACCTTGATAGACCGAAAGCGTACGCTCGATTTTATCAAAAGCTTTATTGCGATGTATGATCAGGGCGGATTGCTACCGATATGGCCGCTTGCGAGCACCGAAACTTATTGCATGATCGGCAATCATGCTATCCCGGTTATTGTGGATGCCTATGCTAAAGGGATTCGTGATTTTGACGCCGAAAAAGCATTCACTGCTATGAAAGCCGCTGTAAACCGTAACCAATTTGGGCTGGATAACTATCGAAAAAACGGAGCTGTTCTATCAGATGAAGAAGATGAGTCCGTGTCTAAAACGTTGGAGTATGCCTATGACGACTGGTGTATAGCGCAGATGGCTAAAATGCTCAACAAAACCGATGATTATAACCAATACATTCAGCGGGCACAATACTGGAAAAATGTTTTCAACAACCAGAATACTTTTATGCAGGCCCGTGCAAATGGCGGCTGGCTTGAACCTCTCGACCCCACAGAGATCAACGGTAATTATACCGAAGGCAATTCCTGGCAATATTCATTTTTAGTACCGCATGATGTTGAAACCCTGATTGATAAAATAGGTGGCAAGCAGGCGTTTGAAAACAAACTCGATGAATTGTTCAGCACCCAATCAAAATTGAGTGGCAGCGACATTCCCGATGTTGCAGGCCTGATAGGCCAATATGCACACGGTAATGAACCAAGCCACCACATGGCGTACTTATATAACTTTACCGAGTCGCCGGATAAAACCCAGTTTTATGTAAGCCGTATTTTGCGCGAAGAATACAGCAACAAACCCGATGGTTTAGCCGGTAATGAGGATTGCGGGCAAATGTCGGCCTGGTATGTGATGAGCTCGTTAGGGATTTACAATATTGCTCCCGGTCAGCAGGATTTCCAGATCGGGATCCCGCAATTTGATAAGGCAGTGATCAACCTTGAAAACGGCAAAAAATTCAGCATTATTAACCCCGGCGCCGGCATTACCCGCAGCAATATCTACCTGCAGGGCATGAACCTTGATAAAAAGGTTTACAGCAAGCTTTTCATCAACTACGATGATATTACCAAAGGCGGCGATTTTGAAGTATTTACCGGCAGGCTGGCAAATAAGATCTTTACCCAGGATTTGGAGAAGCCCGTTTCAAAGATCACCGATAACCTTATCGTACCTAATCCTTACATTATAGCGCCGTCCAGGTCCTTTAAACAGCCTTTCAGCATCCAGATCAAAGACCAGGACGCCGATGCAAAGATCTATTATACCCTTGATGGCTCTGCCCCTACTACAGCTTCAGCCCTTTATACCCAATCTATCAATATCAGCGACAATATTACGGTGAAAGCTATCGCGATAAAGGACGGCAAAAGCAGCTTTATAGACGAAGCAAGTTTCATCAAGCTCCGCAACGATATTAAGCTAACTATACTGAACAAATACCTGCCAAACTACCCGGCTAAGGGCGATGAATCATTAATTGATAGACAGCATGGCACTACTAACTGGCGCTTAGGCAATTGGCAGGGCTACCAGGGAAAGGATTTTATGTGTATCGTTGATATGGGCACTGTTAAACCCATCAAACAAATCAGCATCAATACATTGCAGGATAGCCGCGCATGGATTGTGTTCCCTAAATATGTACAATTCTGGACATCAAACGATGGTAAAACCTATAAGTTGGCTGCCACCGTTAATACCAAAATTGATATTAAAGATACTAACGTACAAACTCAGGAATTTACAGCACCGCTAAATACCAATACCCGGTACATTAAACTGATAGCCAAACAATATGGCCCGCTACCCGACTGGCATGAGAACAAAGGCAGCCAATCTTACATTTTTGCTGATGAAATAACGGTAGAGTAA
- a CDS encoding CusA/CzcA family heavy metal efflux RND transporter, which produces MNKFIKNIIYFSLRHRYFVFFMTAVLAVIGVWSYTNTPIETFPDVTNTQIIIIAQWPGRSAEEVEKMITIPMETVLNSVQKKANLRTTSAFGLSYVRIIFDDDVDDAFARQQVLSRLGNADLPDGVKPEVEPPYGPTGEIYRYTLKSHTKSIHELTAIQDWILDRQFKSVPGVADVNSFGGEEKTYEVSVNPSLLRKYELTSLDVYNAINRSNINVGGDVIEKNDQAYVVRGIGLINNIEEIQNIIIKNVNNVPILARDIADVKESGLPRLGQVSRDRQKDVIEGIIVMRKGENPAEVLSRIRDKVKDLNDNILPRDVKIDTFYDRTNLMDFCTETVIHNLLEGIVLVTVIVLLFMADWRTTLTVVIIIPLALLFAFICMRIKGMSANLLSMGAVDFGIIIDGAVVMVEGIFVALDHRAKEVGMQKFNGLAKLGLFKNVGAEMGKAIFFSKLIIITCLVPIFAFQKVEGKMFSPLAYTLGFALLGALIFTLTLVPALSSILLSKNVKEKHNPVVLFFENGIRKMFGFTYKNQKLSLIVAVAFMTVTFFSFRFLGSEFLPDLNEGALWVEAELPMSVSLSEAESINQKMMQILEKFPEVKQTLAQVGRTNDGTDPKGFFNVQIQVDLKNKKEWRKGLSEDELIAQMDAQLTKIPGAVFNYSQPIRDNVDEAVAGVNASLAVKIFGPDFDTLDHKADSVLSILKTVQGVEDLGVLRNLGQPEFRIELDQRKMALYGVSTADANSVIEMAIGGKAATELYEGERHFDVRIRYQKQFRDTQDKIENLMVPTLNGAKIAIKEIASIKTTTGPAFIYRDNNMRYIAVKFSIRGRDLGSTIAEAQQKVNARVKLGQGYSFAWAGEFENQQRASATLAHVVPICLLVIFLILFITFGNVKDAFLVILNVPFALIGGILALHITGTNFSISAGIGFIALFGVCIQNGVILISVFRKNLEEHMPLDTAIMEGVISRVRPVVMTALMAAIGLMPAAVSTGIGSETQKPLAIVVIGGLVTSTILTLLILPVIYAIVYRLIHRRENRKLLKKVGVIKG; this is translated from the coding sequence TTGGCGTATGGAGCTATACTAACACTCCTATTGAAACATTTCCGGATGTTACCAATACCCAGATCATCATTATAGCCCAATGGCCGGGCCGCAGTGCCGAAGAAGTTGAAAAAATGATCACCATCCCCATGGAGACCGTTTTAAATTCGGTACAAAAAAAGGCTAATCTTCGTACCACCTCGGCCTTTGGTTTATCGTACGTACGTATCATTTTTGACGATGACGTAGATGACGCCTTTGCCCGGCAGCAGGTATTAAGCCGCCTGGGCAATGCCGACCTGCCCGATGGTGTAAAACCTGAAGTTGAACCACCTTACGGGCCTACAGGCGAAATTTATCGCTATACCTTAAAAAGCCATACCAAATCTATCCATGAGCTTACAGCTATCCAGGATTGGATCCTCGACCGCCAGTTTAAATCAGTACCCGGCGTAGCCGACGTAAACAGCTTTGGCGGAGAAGAAAAAACATACGAGGTTAGTGTTAACCCCTCGTTGTTGCGCAAATATGAGCTTACCTCGCTCGATGTTTACAATGCCATTAACCGCAGTAACATTAACGTAGGCGGCGATGTAATTGAAAAAAACGATCAGGCTTATGTGGTTCGCGGTATTGGTTTGATCAATAATATTGAAGAGATCCAGAATATCATCATTAAAAATGTAAATAACGTGCCTATCCTGGCCCGTGACATTGCAGATGTTAAGGAAAGCGGGCTGCCGCGCCTTGGCCAGGTGAGCCGTGACAGGCAGAAGGATGTTATTGAAGGCATTATTGTAATGCGCAAGGGCGAAAACCCCGCCGAGGTATTGAGCCGCATCCGCGATAAGGTTAAAGACCTCAATGATAACATCCTGCCCAGGGATGTTAAAATTGATACCTTTTATGACCGTACCAACCTGATGGATTTTTGTACCGAAACAGTGATCCATAACCTGTTGGAAGGTATCGTACTGGTAACTGTAATCGTGTTATTGTTCATGGCCGACTGGCGCACTACGCTTACCGTGGTTATCATCATCCCGCTGGCACTGCTGTTTGCCTTTATATGCATGCGCATAAAGGGTATGAGCGCCAACCTGCTATCCATGGGTGCGGTTGACTTTGGTATCATCATAGATGGTGCCGTGGTGATGGTTGAGGGGATCTTTGTAGCGCTTGACCACCGGGCCAAAGAAGTAGGCATGCAAAAATTTAATGGCCTTGCCAAACTGGGCCTGTTTAAAAATGTAGGCGCCGAAATGGGTAAAGCTATCTTCTTCTCCAAACTCATTATCATTACCTGTTTGGTGCCCATCTTCGCTTTCCAAAAAGTGGAAGGTAAAATGTTCTCTCCATTGGCTTATACCCTTGGTTTTGCTTTGCTTGGGGCACTCATTTTTACCTTAACACTTGTACCGGCCCTGTCAAGTATTTTATTAAGCAAAAACGTAAAAGAAAAACACAACCCGGTTGTTTTGTTTTTTGAAAATGGCATCCGTAAAATGTTTGGGTTCACCTATAAAAACCAAAAACTGAGCCTTATTGTTGCTGTGGCCTTTATGACGGTAACATTTTTCTCATTCAGGTTTTTGGGATCGGAATTTTTGCCCGATCTTAATGAAGGAGCGCTTTGGGTTGAGGCCGAACTGCCGATGAGCGTCTCCTTATCTGAAGCTGAAAGCATCAATCAAAAAATGATGCAGATCCTCGAAAAATTCCCCGAGGTAAAACAAACGCTTGCCCAGGTGGGTCGAACTAACGATGGTACGGATCCAAAAGGTTTTTTCAACGTGCAGATCCAGGTAGACTTAAAAAATAAAAAGGAATGGCGCAAAGGATTATCCGAAGATGAACTGATAGCCCAGATGGATGCACAGCTAACCAAAATACCCGGAGCTGTATTTAATTATTCGCAACCCATTCGTGACAACGTTGACGAGGCTGTTGCCGGCGTGAATGCCTCGTTGGCCGTTAAGATCTTCGGCCCCGACTTTGATACTCTTGACCATAAGGCAGACAGCGTACTGAGTATTCTGAAAACCGTTCAGGGTGTTGAGGACTTGGGCGTATTGCGCAACCTCGGCCAGCCGGAGTTCAGGATAGAGCTTGATCAGCGTAAAATGGCCTTGTATGGTGTTTCAACAGCCGATGCCAACTCTGTTATAGAAATGGCTATAGGCGGTAAGGCTGCCACCGAACTTTACGAAGGCGAACGCCATTTTGATGTACGGATCCGTTATCAAAAGCAATTCAGAGATACCCAGGATAAGATCGAAAATCTGATGGTGCCTACCCTTAACGGTGCAAAAATTGCCATTAAAGAGATAGCATCGATCAAAACCACTACAGGACCCGCCTTTATTTATCGCGATAATAATATGCGTTATATCGCTGTGAAGTTTTCCATCCGCGGCCGCGATTTGGGCAGTACCATAGCCGAAGCACAGCAAAAAGTTAACGCCCGCGTAAAACTTGGCCAGGGCTACTCATTTGCCTGGGCCGGCGAATTTGAAAATCAGCAGCGCGCCTCAGCAACCCTTGCACATGTGGTGCCTATTTGCCTGCTGGTGATCTTCCTGATCTTGTTCATCACCTTTGGTAATGTAAAAGATGCATTTTTGGTGATCCTGAATGTACCTTTCGCCCTTATCGGCGGGATTTTGGCCCTGCATATTACCGGTACAAACTTCAGTATCTCGGCCGGCATCGGTTTTATTGCCTTGTTTGGCGTGTGTATCCAGAATGGTGTGATCCTGATCTCGGTATTCAGGAAAAACCTGGAAGAGCATATGCCGCTTGACACAGCCATAATGGAAGGTGTAATTTCACGTGTACGCCCGGTAGTAATGACTGCTTTGATGGCTGCCATCGGTTTGATGCCGGCCGCTGTTTCAACCGGCATCGGTTCTGAAACCCAGAAACCGTTAGCCATCGTTGTTATTGGAGGCTTGGTTACATCAACCATCCTTACCTTATTGATACTACCTGTTATTTACGCCATAGTTTACCGGTTAATTCACCGCCGCGAAAACCGCAAGCTTTTGAAAAAGGTGGGTGTGATAAAAGGATAA